The bacterium genomic interval GTGCCCGTAGGATAGAAGTATTGAAGGTCCGCCGTGTCGTCCGGCCAGCCGAGTGTCGCCATCGGCCACAGCGCCGAGCTGAACCAGGTGTCGAGAACGTCCTGGTCCTGAGTGAGCCCACTGGCGGCGCACTTCGGACACGACGCCGGCCGTTCGATGCTCGCGATCATCTCCCCGCAGGAGCAGTACCAGACCGGAATCTGGTGACCCCACCACAGCTGGCGGCTGATGTTCCAGTCGCGGATCTGCCCCATCCAGTCGAGGAAAAACTTCGTCCACCGCTCCGGATGGAACCGTACCCGCCCGTCGCGCACCGCCTCGATCGCCGGCGCGGCGAGATCCTTCATCCGGCAGAACCACTGGTCGGAGATATACGGCTCGATCGTAGTCTTGCATCGGTCGCAGCGACCGATGTTCGTCACGTACGGCTCTTCGCGCACCAGCACCCCGGCAGACCGGAGGTCGTCCACCGCGAGCTTCCGCGCCTCCATCCGATCGACGCCCCGGTAGCGCGGCCCGCCGAGGTCGGTGATCCGGCCGTGCGGGTCGAACGCGATCAGAATCGGCAGTTCGTGGCCCTGCCCGATCTCGTAGTCCAGCGGATCATGCCCGGGCGTGATCTTCACGGCGCCGGTCCCGAAGCCCCGTTCCACGCGGCGGTCGGCGATGACCGGCACCCGCCGGTTCACGATCGGCACGATCACCCGGGTGCCGACCAGCTTCTTGTAGCGCTCGTCGTCGGGATGCACGGCGACGGCCACGTCGCCAAGAATCGTCTCCGGCCGCTGCGTCGCGATCACGACGCCCTCACCGCCGTCGGCCCCCGGATAACGGACGTAGTAGAGCGTGCTCGCTTCCTCGACGTACTCCACTTCCAGGTCCGAGATGCTCGTCTGGTCTTTCGGGCACCAGTTGATCATGCGTTGGCCTTTGTAGATCAGGCCTTTGCGATACAGGCGGATGAAACACACCTGCACGGCGTGGTAGTAGCCCGGATCCATCGTAAAGACGCTGCGCTCCCAATCGCAGGAGAGCAGGAGGCGCCGCATCTGTCCGAGGATCGCCTGGCCGATTTCCTCGCGCCACGTCCACGTCTCTGCGAGGAACTTCTCGCGTCCGAGGCCGAAGCGCGTGCGGCCTTCCTTCGCGAGGCGGCGGTCCATCACCACGTGGACGGCGATGCCGGCGTGGTCCATGCCGGGCTGGTACAGCGCGTTGCGGCCGCGCATCCGCTGCCACCGGATCAGACAGTCCTGGACGCCGTTGTTGAGCGCATGGCCCATGTGCAGCTCGCCGGTGATATTGGGAAGCGGCATCATGATGGTGTACGGCCGCCGGGCCGGGTCGGGGACGGCGCGGAAGTACCCGCGGGTGTCCCACGTCCGGTACCAGCGCTCTTCGGTCGCCGCCGGATCGTAGGTCTTCGGCAGTTCTGTCCTGTCTGGGCCGCCTGCGCGGCCGCCCGCCGCCCTGGGTCCGTCCGCCATGCCCTCCGCCTCCCCTAACTTCCATTACAAACGCCAACGCCGCCTCACCCAAAGGGCGAAGCGGCGCTCCGCGGTACCACCTTTTCTCCCGCCGGTCTCCGGACGCGCACCTTCCACGCCCGCCGGGCGGCGGCTCGACGCGCGTTCTCGGGCGCACCCGGCGGACCGGCCGTTTGCTGCGTTGCGGACGGCCCGCTGCTCAGGGGCGACGTTCGGCTCGTGCGGCCCGGGGAGCTTTCACCAACCCCTCCCCTCGCTCGGGCGCCGCGCGAACGTACTCCTCCCCGTCCTCGCGTTTCTGTCGCGCGTATTATACCATAGTCGCAAGACTCCCATGGCTTGCGACCGTTTTCACCCAATCGTCGCGGAGTGGTTCGCGGAGCGGTTCGGCGCGCCGACGCCGGCCCAGACGGGCGGCTGGCCCGCGATCGCGTCGGGCCGCGACACCCTGATCGCCGCCCCCACCGGGTCCGGGAAAACGCTCGCCGGCTTCCTCTGGGCGATCAACGCGCTGCTGCTCGAAGGCGCCGCCGACGGCGGTCTGCCGGACGAGACGTCGGTCGTGTACGTGTCCCCGCTCAAGGCGCTCGGCAACGACGTCCATGCCAACCTCGTCGGACCGCTCGCCGAGATCCGCGAGCGCGCCGCCGCAGCGGGCCAAGCGCTCCCCGAGATCCGCCTCGCGGTTCGCTCCGGCGACACCCCGGCCGCGGACCGCGCACGGATGAGCCGGCGGCCGCCGCACATTTTGATCACGACGCCGGAATCACTCTACATCTTGCTGACCGCCGAGGGCAGCCGCGCGTTTCTCAAGCAGGCGAGGACCGTGATCGTCGACGAGATTCACGCGGTCGCGCAGGACAAGCGCGGATCTCACCTGACACTCTCGCTCGAGCGGCTCGACCGCCTGGCCGGACGGCGGCTCCAGCGCATCGGCCTGTCGGCGACGCAGAAGCCGGTCGAAGAGGTCGGGCGTCTGCTGACCGGGGCCGGCGGCGGGTGCACGATCGTCGATGCCGGCCACCGCCGGCCGTGGGATCTGTCGATCGAGGTTCCCGGTCCGCCGCGCGGCCCGATCGTCGCGAACGACGTGCGCGACGCGATCTACGACCGGCTGGCCGCGCTCGCGCAGGGCCACCGCACCACCCTCGTCTTCGTCAACACCCGCCGCCTGGCGGAGCGGGTCGCCCACCAGCTCGGGCGGCGCCTCGGCGAGTCCGAGGTGGCCGCCCACCACGGCAGCCTCTCGCGGCGGATCCGGATGGACGCGGAGCGGCGGCTCAAGACCGGCGAGCTGCGCGTCGTGGTCGCGACGGCGTCGCTCGAACTCGGCATCGACATCGGTCACGTCGACCTCGTCTGCCACCTCGGCGCACCGTCCTCGATCGCGGTGCTGCTGCAGCGGATCGGCCGCGCCGGTCACGCGGTCGGCGGCGTCTCGCGCGGCGTCCTGTTCCCGTTCACGCGGGACGAAATGCTGCAGTGTGCGGCGGCGGTGCGGGCCGCGCGGGCCGGCGAGCTCGACGCCCTCGTGCTGCCGCATCAGCCCATCGACGTCCTCGCCCAACAGATCGTCGCGGTCGCCGCGGCGGAAGAGATCGCCGAGGACGACCTGTACGCGCTCGTCCGGCGGGCCCACGCCTACCGCGATCTCGACCGCGCGGCATTCGATCAGCTGGTCGACATGCTGGCCGAAGGTATCGCGCGCCGGTGGGGGCGGTCGGCCGCCTACCTCCACCGCGACCGCACCCGCGGCACGGTGCGCGGCCGGCGGGGCGCGCGCCTCGCCGCGATCACCTCCGGCGGGGCCATTCCCGACACCGCGGACTACGACGTCATCCACGACCCGGAAGGCGTGCCGGTCGGCCGGGTCAACGAGGACTTCGCGATCGAAAGCATGACCGGCGACGTTTTTCTGCTCGGCAACACGTCGTGGCGAATCCGGCGCATCGAAGCCGGGCGCGTCCGGGTCGAAGATGCCCACGGCGCGCCGCCGTCCGTGCCCTTCTGGCTCGGCGAGTCGCCGGGCCGTACCCGCGAGCTGTCCGCCGCCGTGTCGGCGCTGCGCTCCGAGATCGAAGCGCGCCTCGACGATCCGGCCGCGGCGCGGGAATGGCTGCGGCACGAGACCGCGCTCGAGGAAGAAGGCGCCGCGCAGGCGGTCCGGTATCTCGCCGACACGCGCGCCGCGCTCGGCGGTGTCCCCACCCAACGCTGGATAGTGGCGGAGCGGTTCTTCGACGAGGCCGGCGGTATGCAACTGGTACTGCATACGCCGTTTGGCGCGCGGATCAACCGGGCGTGGGGATTCGCGCTGCGCAAGCGCTTCTGCCTGACCTTCGACTTCGAGCTGCAGGCGGCCGCGACCGACGACGGCATCGTCCTGTCGCTGGGCCCGCAGCACAGTTTTCCGCTCGAGACGGCGTTCCATTTCGTCCGGCAGGCGACGCTGCGGGACGACATCATCCAAGCCGTGCTCCCCTCGCCGCTCTTCACGACCCGGTGGCGCTGGAACGCCGCCCGGGCGTTGGCCGTCCCGCGCTACCAGGGCGGCCGGCGCGTCCCGATGCCGATCCAGCGCATGCGGGCGGAGGACCTGCTCGCGGCCGTGTTCCCGGACCAGGTCGCCTGCCAGGACAATCACGCCGGCCCGGTCATTCCGCCGGACCATCCGCTCGTCAACGAGACGATCGGCAACTGCCTCGACGAGGCGATGGATGCCGAGGGGCTCCGTGCCATCCTCGATGAGATGCGGCGCGGAACGATTCGGATGACCGCGATCGAAACCGCCGCGCCGTCTCCGATGTCGCACGAGATCCTCAACGCCAATCCGTACGCCTTCCTCGACGACGCGCCGCTCGAAGAGCGCCGCGCGCGGGCGGTCGCCCTCCGCCACATCGACCGTTCGGCGCCGGACGGTCCCGGCGTCCTGGACGCGGCCGCGATCGCCGATGTCGCGGCGCAGGCGTGGCCCGACATCCGCGGCGCCGACGATCTCCACGACCACCTGCTGACCGTGCGCGTCCTTCCGCTCGAGGACGCGATGCCCTGGAGCGGGTTCGCCCGCACGCTCGTCGGTGACCGCCGCGCGGTCGTGGCAGCCTGGCGGGACGCCGGCGGCCGGGAGCGCCGTGCGTACGTGGCCGGCGATCGGACGGCCGAGGTGCGGCGGGCGCTGGGCGATGTCCACTTCGAGCCGGAGCCGCCACCCTTGCTCGGCGCGGCCGCCGACACCGACCTCGAACCGTCCGAAGCGGCGCGCCTGATCGTGCAGGGCTGGGTGCAGTGCAGCGGCCCCTTCACCGCCGCCGCCCTCGGCGCGCGCCTCGGTCTCCCGGTCGGGGACGTGGAACAGGCGCTCGCCGCGCTCGAAGGGACCGGCGTGATCCTGCGCGGCCGGTTCACGCCCGGCACCGCCGAGGAGGAATGGTGCGACCGGCGCCTCTTGGCCCGGATCCACCGCCTCACGCTCGGGCGGCTACGGCGGGAGATCGAACCGGTCCCGCCGGCGACCTTCATGCGGTTCCTCCTGCGGTGGCAGCACGTCCAGCCCGGAGCACAGCTGCACGGACGCGACGGCGTCGCGGAAGTGGTCGGCATGCTGCAGGGACTCGAGGTCCCCGCTCCGGCGTGGGACGAGCACGTCCTGCCCGCGCGAATCCGCCTCTACGATCCCGAGGATCTCAACGTCCTCTGCCTCAACGGGCTTGTGACGTGGGGTCGCTTGAGCGCGGGGCCCGCCGCTGCTCCGAACGGTGACGCCCCCGGCGATCGCGCGCCCAAGCGGGGATCCGCGGCGCTCTCGCGGTCGGCGCCGATCGCGCTGCTGCTCCGGGAAGAGATGGGCGCGTTCGTCGAACCGGACGGCGTCGATGACATCGTTGCCGGCGAGTCCGCCGGTCGGCGCCCCGCCGGCGTGAAGCGCGCGGACGCCGCGCTTCGGGGCGCGGCCGCGGACGTCTTCAAGTACCTGTCGGAGCGCGGGGCGTCGTTCTTGCCCGATATCGCCCGCGGCATCGGGCGGCTACCCGCGGACACGGAAACGGCGTTGTGGGAGCTCGTCGCCAGGGGCCTCGTGAGCGGCGACGGCTTCGCGGGGCTGCGGCGGCTGATCGACCGAAGCGATCCCAACCGCCGGCGCCGGTTTCTCGAGATCAACCGCGCGGGATCCCGCGCCCGCCCGGCGCGACGCGCCCTGCCCTCCGGCCGCTGGGCGGTGTGGCGCCCGGGCGACGCGGCGCTGAAGCCCGACGAGCGCGACGCCCTCGTGGCGCGGCAGCTGCTGCGCCGCTATGGAGTCGTCTTCCGGGACGTGCTGGCGCGGGAGCGTGCGCTTCCGCCGTGGCGCCGGCTGCTCGACGTGTACCGCCGCTGGGAAGCGCGGGGCGAAGTGCGCGGCGGGCGTTTCGTCGCCGGAGTCGCGGGCGAGCAGTACGCGCTGCCCGGCGCCGTCGAAGCGCTGCGCGCGGTCCGCCGCGAGCCGGACGAAACGGGCGACGTGGTCATCTCGGCCGCGGATCCGCTCAACCTTGTCGGGATCTTGCTGCCGGGCGAGCGCGTCTCGCCGCTCTCCGGTCTCGCGCTCGTCCTCCGAAACGGCGTGATCGTCGACACCGGGCCGTACGGCGCGCTGCTCGCGAGCCGGCGGGCCGCCGCTGAGACGCCGGCCCATGCCGCGGCCGTGCCGGCGTCGTGACGGCTCACACCCCTTCTGATCTGACGATCCTCATGATGATCGACGCCTACGTGCCGGCGGCGGCGCGGGAGCGGTTCCGCGCCGCGGCGGCTGAGGCCGCCCCCGGTGCGCGCCTTCTCTTGCCGGCGAGCCGCGACGAGGCCGTCGCCCAGGCCGCGGACGTCGACATCGCGACCGGGTGGTCGCTGCCGCCCGCCCTGCTCGAGCGCGGCCGCCGCCTCAAATGGGTGCACGCCTTTAACGCCGGGGTGGACGGGTTCGTCGGGCTTCCCGGGATCCGCGACCGCCGCATCGTCCTGACGCGGACGGTCGGCGCGCACGTCGCACTGCCGGACCACGTGATGGCGCTCGTGCTGGCCTTCGCGCGGCGGCTGCACGTGGACATCCGCAATCAGATCGAGCACAAGTGGGACCGGCCGTCGGGCATCGGCGAAGACGTAGCGGGCAAAGTGCTCGGCATCATGGGTCTCGGACAGATCGGAAAGCCGCTCGCTACGCGCGCGGCCGCGTTCGGGATGCGGGTGATCGGCACGAAGCGGACGCCCGAGCCGGTCCCGCACGTCGACCTGGTGCTGCCGCCCGACCGGATTGGGGACTGCTTGAAGGAGGCGGACTACGTCGTGGCGCTGCTGCCGCTCACGCCGGAAACGCGGGGCCGGATGGGCGAGCGCGAATTCCGGTCGATGAAGCCGGCCGCCGTTTTCATCAACGTGTCCCGCGGGCCGATTGTCCAGGAGGCGGCACTGGTCCGGGCGCTTCGGGAGGGCTGGATCGCCGGTGCGGGGCTGGACGTCTTCGAAGCCGAACCGCTTCCGGCCGATAATCCGCTCTACGACTTCCCGCAGGTGATCATCACGCCGCATGTCTCCGGGATTACTCCAAAATTCTTCGAGCGTATCGCAACGATCTTCAGCCGGAACCTGCGACGATACGTCACGGGGGAGCCGCTCGCGAACGTGATCGACGTCGAACGGGGGTATTAGCGGCAGCGAGGGCTTCAGGAGG includes:
- a CDS encoding valine--tRNA ligase, whose translation is MADGPRAAGGRAGGPDRTELPKTYDPAATEERWYRTWDTRGYFRAVPDPARRPYTIMMPLPNITGELHMGHALNNGVQDCLIRWQRMRGRNALYQPGMDHAGIAVHVVMDRRLAKEGRTRFGLGREKFLAETWTWREEIGQAILGQMRRLLLSCDWERSVFTMDPGYYHAVQVCFIRLYRKGLIYKGQRMINWCPKDQTSISDLEVEYVEEASTLYYVRYPGADGGEGVVIATQRPETILGDVAVAVHPDDERYKKLVGTRVIVPIVNRRVPVIADRRVERGFGTGAVKITPGHDPLDYEIGQGHELPILIAFDPHGRITDLGGPRYRGVDRMEARKLAVDDLRSAGVLVREEPYVTNIGRCDRCKTTIEPYISDQWFCRMKDLAAPAIEAVRDGRVRFHPERWTKFFLDWMGQIRDWNISRQLWWGHQIPVWYCSCGEMIASIERPASCPKCAASGLTQDQDVLDTWFSSALWPMATLGWPDDTADLQYFYPTGTLVTARDIIFLWVARMVMFGLELRGEIPFTDVYINPTVLNIEGRRMSKTLGTGMDPLKLIDLYGADSLRFALINRCTGEQDLRFSEKMVEDTRNFANKIWNAARLARLHLEGHDVPAEPPRGARTLPNRWILDRFARAASDVTAALEGYEFHAACHRLYEFIWSEFCDWYLEMAKVDLGPEGLGRPHAEAAAETRHVMSWVLGQTMALLHPVMPAITEEIWQTLPHEGETIMRAAWPDAPQSWRDDTATAWMAEVMDIANGIRSFRAVDPVLSTQPVNASLHFPPADRQRIEAMRPYLAHLVRLDSLLRLPLAGVDEHAPFGVSLPSGRGRIEIQVETAELRAKLRERFNKQLAIAERELAGVNKRLEDPAFAAKAPAEVVAGDRARARTLAERRETLRRYLADLAPSGPA
- a CDS encoding D-2-hydroxyacid dehydrogenase — encoded protein: MTAHTPSDLTILMMIDAYVPAAARERFRAAAAEAAPGARLLLPASRDEAVAQAADVDIATGWSLPPALLERGRRLKWVHAFNAGVDGFVGLPGIRDRRIVLTRTVGAHVALPDHVMALVLAFARRLHVDIRNQIEHKWDRPSGIGEDVAGKVLGIMGLGQIGKPLATRAAAFGMRVIGTKRTPEPVPHVDLVLPPDRIGDCLKEADYVVALLPLTPETRGRMGEREFRSMKPAAVFINVSRGPIVQEAALVRALREGWIAGAGLDVFEAEPLPADNPLYDFPQVIITPHVSGITPKFFERIATIFSRNLRRYVTGEPLANVIDVERGY
- a CDS encoding DEAD/DEAH box helicase: MACDRFHPIVAEWFAERFGAPTPAQTGGWPAIASGRDTLIAAPTGSGKTLAGFLWAINALLLEGAADGGLPDETSVVYVSPLKALGNDVHANLVGPLAEIRERAAAAGQALPEIRLAVRSGDTPAADRARMSRRPPHILITTPESLYILLTAEGSRAFLKQARTVIVDEIHAVAQDKRGSHLTLSLERLDRLAGRRLQRIGLSATQKPVEEVGRLLTGAGGGCTIVDAGHRRPWDLSIEVPGPPRGPIVANDVRDAIYDRLAALAQGHRTTLVFVNTRRLAERVAHQLGRRLGESEVAAHHGSLSRRIRMDAERRLKTGELRVVVATASLELGIDIGHVDLVCHLGAPSSIAVLLQRIGRAGHAVGGVSRGVLFPFTRDEMLQCAAAVRAARAGELDALVLPHQPIDVLAQQIVAVAAAEEIAEDDLYALVRRAHAYRDLDRAAFDQLVDMLAEGIARRWGRSAAYLHRDRTRGTVRGRRGARLAAITSGGAIPDTADYDVIHDPEGVPVGRVNEDFAIESMTGDVFLLGNTSWRIRRIEAGRVRVEDAHGAPPSVPFWLGESPGRTRELSAAVSALRSEIEARLDDPAAAREWLRHETALEEEGAAQAVRYLADTRAALGGVPTQRWIVAERFFDEAGGMQLVLHTPFGARINRAWGFALRKRFCLTFDFELQAAATDDGIVLSLGPQHSFPLETAFHFVRQATLRDDIIQAVLPSPLFTTRWRWNAARALAVPRYQGGRRVPMPIQRMRAEDLLAAVFPDQVACQDNHAGPVIPPDHPLVNETIGNCLDEAMDAEGLRAILDEMRRGTIRMTAIETAAPSPMSHEILNANPYAFLDDAPLEERRARAVALRHIDRSAPDGPGVLDAAAIADVAAQAWPDIRGADDLHDHLLTVRVLPLEDAMPWSGFARTLVGDRRAVVAAWRDAGGRERRAYVAGDRTAEVRRALGDVHFEPEPPPLLGAAADTDLEPSEAARLIVQGWVQCSGPFTAAALGARLGLPVGDVEQALAALEGTGVILRGRFTPGTAEEEWCDRRLLARIHRLTLGRLRREIEPVPPATFMRFLLRWQHVQPGAQLHGRDGVAEVVGMLQGLEVPAPAWDEHVLPARIRLYDPEDLNVLCLNGLVTWGRLSAGPAAAPNGDAPGDRAPKRGSAALSRSAPIALLLREEMGAFVEPDGVDDIVAGESAGRRPAGVKRADAALRGAAADVFKYLSERGASFLPDIARGIGRLPADTETALWELVARGLVSGDGFAGLRRLIDRSDPNRRRRFLEINRAGSRARPARRALPSGRWAVWRPGDAALKPDERDALVARQLLRRYGVVFRDVLARERALPPWRRLLDVYRRWEARGEVRGGRFVAGVAGEQYALPGAVEALRAVRREPDETGDVVISAADPLNLVGILLPGERVSPLSGLALVLRNGVIVDTGPYGALLASRRAAAETPAHAAAVPAS